The Flavobacteriales bacterium TMED191 genome includes the window TCCACAACCTCCATAGAACAAACTAAACTACCCTGCAACCATCCTTCTCCATTAATCATAAGAGAATACTCACCTATAGTCATTCCATATACAACCGGAACCTCATGCATACCCACAAAAGAAGCGAAGTTTTTATCTAAAAGCGGACCATCTACATAATTGGCATGAGGATTAGGTCGGTCTAAAACAATTAGGTTAACATCATTTTTAGCACAAGCTTCCATCACATAATGTAATGTAGATATATATGTATAAAAACGAACTCCAACGTCTTGAAGATCAAATAAAATAACATCAATATCTTGTAAATAAATATCTTGAATTTCCTTATTCTTACCATATAAAGAAATAGTTGGAATACCATTATATTCAGAATTTTCAACATACTCACCTGCATTAAAATTACCACCAAAACCATGTTCGGGAGAAAAAATATAGTTAATATCAATAGATAAACTTAACAAGGTATCAACTAAATGTGTTTTATTTAAAACTGATGAATGATTAACAACAAGACCTATATTTTTATTTTTTAATTTATTTATATAATTGTCAATATCATAAATTCCAGGCTTTTGAGCTAAAAGTAAATTAAAAACGCAACATAGTGAGTAG containing:
- a CDS encoding DUF1343 domain-containing protein — its product is MKLKKFIFFIYSLCCVFNLLLAQKPGIYDIDNYINKLKNKNIGLVVNHSSVLNKTHLVDTLLSLSIDINYIFSPEHGFGGNFNAGEYVENSEYNGIPTISLYGKNKEIQDIYLQDIDVILFDLQDVGVRFYTYISTLHYVMEACAKNDVNLIVLDRPNPHANYVDGPLLDKNFASFVGMHEVPVVYGMTIGEYSLMINGEGWLQGSLVCSMEVVENIDYNRSSKIKYEIPPSPNLRSLSAILLYPSLCFFEGTVVSVGRGTNQPFQIYGAPFFDTNYQFIPRSNFGANNPKYNNEKCFGFDLRNYYLDNDVILDQINLDFLINSYRLAPKNIKSEFFNSFFNTLAGNDKLQMQLINNVSIIDIRESWAEDIKEFKLIRSKYLLYN